One Patescibacteria group bacterium DNA segment encodes these proteins:
- a CDS encoding YifB family Mg chelatase-like AAA ATPase yields the protein MATKVFSAAIVGLESELVEVEADVGNAPSAFIIVGLPDKAVEESKERIRSAMKNSGLEFPRPKVTVNLAPADLKKEGPSYDLPIAVSVLATQEAFMWAPEDQRALFVGELSLDGHLRPIPGALSISLLAKRKGFPRIFLPVENAAEANLVPDLEIMPVTTLSALVLHLTGERQIAPLNYTPPAPPEGSTSRYDMCYIQGQEHVKRALEIAAAGGHNVLMSGPPGAGKTLLARTLPSILPTLTLEEALEVTRLYSVSGVMPKESPLLWERPFRAPHHTASGVAVVGGGTIPRPGEISLAHRGILFLDEFPEFGRAVLENLRQPLEDGVVAVSRAAGTMQFPAKFMLIAAMNPCPCGYATDPTRHCLCSVGQVMKYQKRLSGPLLDRIDIHTEVPRLKFEKLADTAVAESSSAIRKRVEQARQKQYARFKGSPILTNAEMSSREVREYCPVSVGIQTILKNAVTTMHLSARGYYRVLKIARTIADLGGEEPITTSHVTEALQYRPKVGE from the coding sequence ATGGCTACCAAAGTCTTTTCTGCGGCAATCGTAGGTTTGGAGAGCGAGCTCGTCGAAGTGGAGGCTGATGTCGGCAATGCGCCGTCCGCATTTATCATCGTGGGGCTCCCTGATAAAGCCGTGGAGGAATCAAAGGAGCGTATCAGATCAGCAATGAAAAATTCCGGATTGGAATTTCCGCGCCCCAAGGTCACGGTGAACCTCGCGCCCGCAGATTTGAAAAAAGAAGGCCCGAGCTACGATCTGCCCATCGCGGTGTCCGTGCTTGCCACGCAAGAAGCGTTCATGTGGGCTCCTGAAGACCAGCGTGCGCTGTTTGTGGGGGAATTGTCCCTTGATGGCCACTTGAGACCTATCCCGGGCGCGCTTTCCATCAGTCTCCTTGCGAAACGTAAGGGGTTCCCGCGGATTTTCCTCCCTGTGGAAAACGCGGCAGAGGCTAACCTTGTGCCCGACTTGGAAATCATGCCGGTTACTACGCTGTCAGCGCTCGTACTCCACCTTACAGGTGAACGCCAAATAGCGCCGCTTAATTACACCCCTCCCGCCCCTCCGGAGGGTTCAACAAGCCGGTATGATATGTGCTATATCCAAGGCCAGGAGCACGTGAAGCGCGCGCTCGAGATCGCTGCCGCGGGCGGGCACAATGTGCTGATGTCCGGACCGCCCGGCGCGGGGAAAACCCTGCTGGCGAGAACCCTCCCTTCCATACTCCCCACCCTCACGCTAGAGGAAGCGCTCGAGGTTACCCGCCTTTATTCTGTGTCAGGCGTGATGCCAAAGGAATCCCCGCTCCTCTGGGAACGGCCGTTCCGCGCCCCTCACCATACGGCGTCAGGAGTCGCGGTGGTGGGCGGAGGCACCATTCCCCGCCCGGGGGAAATCAGCCTCGCGCATCGCGGTATTTTATTCCTTGATGAATTTCCGGAATTCGGACGGGCGGTGCTTGAAAATCTGCGCCAGCCGCTGGAAGACGGCGTGGTGGCGGTCTCCCGCGCGGCAGGCACCATGCAATTCCCCGCGAAATTCATGCTCATCGCGGCCATGAACCCATGCCCCTGCGGTTATGCCACTGACCCGACGCGCCATTGCCTCTGTAGTGTGGGACAAGTGATGAAATACCAAAAACGGCTTTCAGGGCCGCTCCTCGATAGGATCGACATCCACACAGAAGTCCCAAGGCTCAAATTCGAGAAACTTGCCGACACTGCGGTTGCTGAATCCTCATCTGCGATCAGGAAACGCGTAGAGCAGGCGCGGCAGAAGCAATATGCACGCTTCAAAGGGTCCCCCATCCTTACCAATGCCGAAATGTCGTCGCGTGAAGTGCGCGAGTATTGTCCGGTGAGCGTTGGAATACAAACCATCCTTAAAAACGCGGTCACCACCATGCATCTCTCCGCGCGAGGCTATTACCGCGTGCTCAAAATCGCGCGCACCATCGCGGATCTCGGCGGCGAAGAGCCGATTACCACTTCACACGTCACCGAAGCGCTCCAATATCGGCCGAAGGTGGGAGAATGA